A genome region from Desulfurobacteriaceae bacterium includes the following:
- a CDS encoding urea transporter — protein sequence MELKKVLYPIFKSYSAVLFNSNLVGGIVLLILSFFNPNLGIGGFVSVISAYIFARFLGFKEEFLRLDYYI from the coding sequence ATGGAACTAAAGAAGGTTCTCTATCCAATTTTTAAAAGCTACTCTGCGGTCCTTTTTAATAGTAACTTAGTAGGTGGAATAGTTCTTCTAATCCTCTCTTTTTTCAATCCAAACTTAGGAATTGGAGGTTTTGTTTCCGTTATTTCTGCTTACATTTTTGCAAGATTTTTAGGATTTAAGGAAGAGTTCTTAAGACTTGACTACTATATATAA